The Syngnathoides biaculeatus isolate LvHL_M chromosome 6, ASM1980259v1, whole genome shotgun sequence genome has a window encoding:
- the LOC133501982 gene encoding uncharacterized protein LOC133501982: MIRLATEGVQSILACPCPVQSSGVRGESWGYLSYSDVLLLNEAKYDAAIRSLCPDMLREHHSAHVWEALAPWQRENEVLWLEELADEALASDDMIALAELPGAFTIYRFRSYPEPRDECFTAVSLLYKLNACRRQEREELTALVEKLDESGLRLLCLHIRSATLRAQREKKVFSAYLAVRQSWGAWPLVHSPCREEQAAALLRSDDHAQEHRTDFNSQSSRQALLQLLVLTQQQERKQLVRLLRGVTLEEVQRPVPTDSAKTSCIKKLQQICSTSENQPQRDISGPPTEWSQGQLERASLVLLTQFLEMQERQTSAFLSALLDENEHPPVLTPEYRSRLGAEHLRSNLLQLLNPDSSFSNSSSPEQVPHQSCSRGPAEAQNLSGSQTGADAISAKPHRVRAEDVPDQVPDRSKTDGEGGEDEEWASTTKEEEQDSLIPLAWSTQLENDTGQKGVPAHAVADQMRHPDEGAPAVRALGANREEELNRPQLAERHCGPQELHLEERPNNQNGRHANLVRGQQALLDSLDVKPAEEEGDMWKDLGAPEPIPQATRHCIINERNYLKAPKERIQATEPVSAVEREKTVRKLVDVHRRVERKQQRNRERQQLRVRERLSIIQSKKGDEDLVGPKYTEKIRNLSKDLPQEDKSQHKTMVREQLETLRRERSFIMQCRRKRNTAGFKELLGPVNLQSRETEDMLDQDNNIQ; encoded by the exons ATGATTAG ACTAGCGACAGAAGGTGTGCAAAGCATACTGGCCTGTCCCTGCCCAGTTCAAAGCTCAGGGGTCAGAGGTGAATCCTGGGGCTACCTCTCCTATTCAGACGTCCTCCTCTTGAACGAAGCCAAATACGACGCGGCGATTCGCTCGCTCTGCCCGGACATGCTGCGGGAACACCACA GTGCGCATGTCTGGGAGGCTCTGGCGCCATGGCAACGTGAAAATGAAGTGCTTTGGCTCGAGGAGCTCGCAGACGAAGCTCTGGCGTCCGACGACATGATCGCTTTGGCTGAGCTGCCGGGAGCGTTTACGATCTACAGGTTCAG ATCTTATCCTGAGCCCAGAGACGAGTGCTTCACAGCAGTTTCTCTCTTGTATAAATTAAACGCATGTCGTCGACAAGAGAGGGAAGAGCTAACGGCCTTAGTTGAGAA GCTGGACGAGTCGGGCCTCAGGCTGTTGTGTCTGCACATTCGATCGGCAACCCTGAGAGcccaaagagagaaaaaagtcTTCAGTGCATATTTGGCAGTCAGACAGTCCTGGGGGGCGTG GCCGCTCGTTCACAGTCCGTGCAGGGAAGAGCAGGCAGCCGCGTTACTACGCAGTGATGACCACGCGCAAGAGCACAGGACGGACTTCAACTCGCAGTCGTCCCGGCAG GCGTTACTGCAGTTGCTGGTGCTGACTCAGCAGCAGGAGAGGAAGCAGCTGGTCCGCTTGTTACGTGGGGTCACTTTGGAGGAGGTCCAAAGACCAGTTCCCACAGACTCTGCTAAAACCA GTTGTATAAAGAAGCTGCAACAAATCTGCTCCACCAGTGAGAATCAACCCCAGCGTGACATCAGCGGACCCCCGACAGAGTGGTCGCAGGGCCAGCTGGAACGAGCCAGCTTGGTTCTCTTAACGCAGTTCCTGGAGATGCAGGAGAGGCAGACATCCGCATTCCTTTCGGCACTGTTGGATGAG AATGAGCATCCGCCAGTGCTGACACCCGAGTACCGATCCAGACTCGGAGCAGAGCACCTGCGCTCCAACCTGCTCCAACTCCTCAATCCAGATTCCTCGTTTTCTAATTCGAGCAGTCCGGAGCAGGTCCCGCACCAATCCTGCTCTAGGGGACCCGCAGAGGCCCAGAACCTCAGTGGCTCTCAGACAGGAGCAGACGCGATCAGCGCAAAACCTCACCGAGTCCGAGCTGAAGATGTACCTGATCAAGTACCGG ATAGGAGTAAAACTGATGGCGAAGGGGGGGAGGATGAGGAATGGGCCAGCACGACAAAGGAGGAGGAACAGGACTCGCTGATCCCTCTGGCTTGGAGCACACAGCTTGAGAACGACACAGGTCAGAAGGGGGTTCCTGCGCATGCTGTTGCGGACCAGATGCGGCACCCTGACGAGGGTGCCCCAGCCGTACGCGCACTCGGAGCGAACCGTGAAGAAGAGTTGAACCGGCCTCAACTTGCAGAGCGACACTGCGGCCCGCAGGAG CTTCACCTGGAAGAGAGGCCAAATAACCAAAACGGCCGCCACGCAAACCTGGTGCGAGGACAGCAGGCCTTGCTTGACTCTCTGGATGTGAAGCCGGCTGAGGAGGAAGGAGACATGTGGAAGGACCTTGGAGCTCCTGAGCCCATCCCTCAGGCCACA AGGCACTGCATCATAAATGAGAGGAATTACCTGAAGGCGCCAAAGGAACGCATCCAAGCAACGGAACCAGTGTCTGCAGTGGAGAGAGAAAAGACCGTGCGTAAGCTGGTGGATGTGCACCGCCGGGTGGAAAGGAAGCAGCAGAGAAACCGAGAGAGACAGCAGCTGAGG GTCCGGGAGCGTCTCTCCATCATCCAGAGCAAAAAGGGAGACGAAGATTTAGTTGGCCCCAAGTACACGGAGAAGATTAGAAACCTCAGTAAAGACCTCCCACAA GAGGACAAGAGTCAGCACAAGACGATGGTCAGAGAGCAATTGGAGACGCTCAGAAGGGAAAGATCTTTCATCATGCAGTGCAGAAGAAAGAG GAACACCGCAGGCTTCAAGGAACTCCTGGGTCCAGTGAATCTCCAAAGCAGAGAAACGGAAGACATGCTGGACCAAGATAATAACATACAATGA